GCCACAGGTCATTACATCTTGCATAAATCTCTTGCAAACAGGGCGAATCTCCTTGCTGAGTGTTGCTGAAAACATCATGACTTGCTTGTCATGTGGGGTCATCTTGAAAATCTCTTGGACATCTCTTCGCATGTCTGCAAAACACACACGCACATCCATGATAAGAGATAAGAAACATAACCATAGTAACAAACAAGAAGCTTCAGCTTCAACGTCAAAAGGATAAAGATGAAGATGGTGATGACCAGAGTAACGACGAAAGATGTAAAGAAAGAAGGGTGGTGAGAAAGGAACTTTAGAATCAAAAGGATAAAGATGAAGATGGTGACGACCAGAGTAACGACGAAAGATGTAAAGAAAGAAGGGTGGTGAGAAAGGAACTTTAGAAccttttaaaaaattgaaaaaaatagaaacgtacCAAGTGACTCAAGCATCTTGTCACATTCATCAAGAATAAAATGCCTGACATTCTTCAACGAGAGGTCCTTTTCTCTTGCTAGTGCCAATATCCTCCCAGGTGTTCCAACAACAATATGAGGGCACTCATTCTTCAGTAGATCTTTGTGAGTTTTGATGTTGACGCCACCGTAGAAGACAGCAACCTTGATATCTGGCAAGTAGGTACTGAATCTCTCGAACTCATGACAAATCTGCAGTCAATAGTGGACAATTACTTGGTGTAAATTATAACATAGACATCAAGGAACTTCTACAGAAACAAAAGATTTTGGGTCAATCTTGAAATAAGAAGCAACAACAAGAATACCATAGTCTCAGAGACACACCTGGTATGCTAATTCCCTTGTATGGCATAAAACAAGGGCAGCAACTTGACCTGCAACAGGCTCAATTTGCTGCAAAGTTGATAGGACAAAGACAGCAGTTTTCCCCATTCCAGATTTTGCTTGGCAGATGACATCCATTCCCAAgatagcctgagggatgcactcATGTTGCACTGATGAAGAACCAAATAAAATTGGAGTGGAAGAACCCTCagtaactaaaaaaaacctTCCGTTTCCTTTTAATGGAAAGGTTTACCAAACCAGTTTCTGTATCAAAATAGTAGTATGGAAGTAGTATTttacctggaaaaaaaaaaagcaaaatccttAAGAACAGGAGTTGACATGTAATCAAGTGTATAAAGCAGAAAAATGCAATGTCTCTGATGTTAGATCCAACATTAAAATATGACAGACGTGAATTGTCGGACTTATTAAACAGATCTCCCCCAGAAGATGATTTGGGAACTCCACAAGTACCAAATATTTTGCCTCACAAACATTTATTAAATTAGTTTGTCACCTAAATAATCTTATCAGTGCACAAAAGTGATCAGAGCATTACACTTGTATGTGCATGAAGTCATGTCAACTGGCCACAATGACAGAAAAATTATGCCATCATTTACAACAAATTCAGTGCATCCTGAACTTCACAGAAAAAGGGAGCAGAGATTCCATGTGCATTCAAATAAATCCTAATGCTGTAATCAACAAGATGAATCTAGGATTTTTTGCCTTCTGAAGGATGCTCGAATCCTGAGTCAACAATTGCTCGCAGAAGTTCTGGCTTCAAAAGAAAATCCCTGAATCCCGAGCTGTGAATTCCGACATAACCCCTACACCACAAAAGATTGCAAGACAAAGAGGATTAGATGACTGTATCAATAATAGTATCTCGAGCATCAAAGCAAAAGCTTACTTGACCAAACTCTCTTCCTAGAGCAACCCCAAGCATTCATATACAACATACATATGCCCTAGTTTACTAGATGATAGACAAGGCAGCAGTCACAAGCTTCAAAATCACATAGCACAACACTCACACCTCATCCAGAACTCAGATGAGGGCAAGAACAAATACAGAGGCATTAGActgaaataaaatgagaaaTTGACACAGATCAGACCataatgaaaaatgataaaaactAATGGGGGAAAACCTATGTGGAATTATCAGACAATATAGAATGTTTCAACATCTAACACTCTTTAAGAATATAGTGCTGAAATCGAATTTGAGGAAGGAATGTAGAACAGATGTTGGTCtaccaaacaaaaaatatgAGAACCATCTGGAATTATCAAACAATTAACCATTCCAGTAACAAAAGTAGAATTGAAGTAACGTATCAAGTTATCAACATAAACACCGAAtccttgatcctttttttttctctttcttttaggAGGGTGGTGTTCAACAATTTCTAGAACAAATCCAGCACAACAATCCAAGAGTTCAATCAACAACAACTCAGTGTCATCCCAACTAAATTGGGCTAGAAACATGGATTCTTGCCTTCCAAACAGCTCTATTCGagatcatacttgatacaaggcccaAGCTATGCAtctctttcctcaccacttctcctagggtcattttaggcctacccctagctcatttagttccttcaatctgaatcaaaccactcatatccaaaggcctccgttgaacatgatcATGCCACCTCAAGTGACTTTCTAGTAGCctatcatgtatcggagctacttccaaatcagctctaatgtGATCATACCTTACCTCACCCTTTCTaattttgccacacatccatatcaacatcctcatctctgctagacagtttatctacatgatgcttcttaacaaACCATGAGTTCAATAAATTCCACAATTACTGATTAAACAACACATGCTTTCCGGACCAAAGATCATCAGCAAATCCCAGCTACACTATTGCACTGACGTGCAGAAGCCATAGAAACAATATGGAGTATACCCATTTTCTATAACCGTTTCTCAACTATTCATCCATAGTATACCGGAAAAGTAAACTAAGATACTTGACCACTCATGGCCAAAATCATGCGAACTTGACAAAGAGAAAACTTGCTTTACTAAACTGGAATATTCCCAAAAGCAACAGACTGTCAATGAAACTCTTAATATTGAACTACATGACTCTGAAACAGCTAAAAATAGCATCTTTAGCCACAGAAATTAAGCAACGTACCATCCAGGATTCTTAACGAAATCACAAAACCTAATCCCTATATTACAGAAATCCTGAGATCTAcatggaaaaaattataataacaaATGAACCACAATAAACTACAATCCCACAAAAAAAGAACGGAAACAGCAAAGAATTACTTCTTCACCGCTTCACCGGCGCCCTTGGCCGAGACGGAATCCTGGgccttgtcttcttcttcttcgtagtCGAGAAGCTCTTCCTCATAAGCATCGGTTTCCTTGGTTTCTCCCATTCTAAACaaacggagaattagggttttagagttCCAAAGGACTGGAATAAACTACGGGTAGGGTTTGCATATCTGCGTAAAAGCTTCCGCACTAATTTACCTTTGAATCCGCGAGAAGATTATGACAGAATGTCAGGAATTAAAGCTTCTGCAAGgaaaaaataaggagaaaaagaaaagataaaaacagaagagaaacagagaagatAATACAAGATATCCCCTCACAGCTTTGAGTAAGAGATTCGGAGAAGatgagaaagggggagagagggagagacggCTAGGGTTTTCAGTAGTGACAGGAATAAAGTGTAGGTATGACCAAAAGTACAAATTTACCCTTTTAGTCCAGTTTATCGCAATGACAGGTTTGTTGGACAATAACACCCTCgataaatataaaattgacAAAGTGTCTCCTCGTCCGGTCTGGGTAGTTTTGACCCAGGATCCGACACCCGGATATAGGACCAATGCTTTCGCCACACCTAGGGCACTTTTGATAATGGTTCACGacacaaaaacagcagaaacggcttttcacgttttcgaAAATGAAAACggttttttttgtgtttgataaaccaGTTTCTCAAAAAGTTTTTTGCAGACCTAATgctactaaaaaacccaatagtatcatcggatacCCAAAAGGGAGAAGGgattcggttgcctctttttaggtttaaatagttgagagatttatcgggcataacaacctttttttctctccaatTCGTTTGTAGAAACGAcaaaacaagttagacttgtttcgtcaaagtcgtttatagaattgtaaataggcataaatttttattcatGTTTTTATAAACAGGTGAAAtaaaacaactttatcaaacgctttttaggtagttctccatttctgggaacaagaaaacgcagaaacggcataaatggAATGTTgtctaaggcaccgtttgataacgtttattctatttttgtgtctagaaacagtatAAACGATTTTagtaaaacaaaaacagattttttggtgtttgataaacatgtttctCGAATTAAATAAGGTTTGATAGATTCCTTGGGTCGGTGTACGTTTTGCTCGGGAATTTGAAACTTCAATCCCAACAACAATTCAGTAATCGATTCATGAGGGTCTTGAGAGAATTGGAAGAAACCCACAAAGGAATCAATGGATGTGAATTTAAGGCTTCCACTAGCAAAGTAAAAAAATTGATGTATTCATTCTCGTTTCCCTAGAGAATCTTTAAACTTTGGAAAGCATCTAGGTAAGGTAAATGCTAGGTTGGGAGGTGTAACTTTTCATCGGGATCCATCGGTTAATTTTTTGTCTCACAAGTCATtccaagaaacagaaaaacaagtatGACTTATTTTGTCAAACTCGTTTCTAGACACATAAATAAGTAAGTGGAGTCCTCTATGTTCGCCGAAGTTGATCATATCCCATCGTTTTGGACTCTCTTTTGGTCAATAAGCCATTATGATCATCCTCTGCTCTTCATCTTTTGCAAAACAAACATGCAAGCAACTGATGTTCCTTTCCCAGAAAGTTATCACACCTCAACGCAATAACCTATTCACCAGCATTAATGAACCTACCCTCCGGTGACATGCACTATTCCCAATTGGTTCTAACAACATGCTCGCCATCATTTCATCTACTATCACAGCAGATTACAATGAGAATAACTTCATCGGTGCCATCTTGTTTGCCCAGTACCTCTTTCTATTCTCTACTCATACAAGGCGGCGAATCCCTACCTGATCTTAAGGATAGTAAATCTTTCTTTCATCCTCGGTTCCCACTGGCTTCCAACCAATAGGTTTCCGACTTTGAAACGGCATGCAATAATTACTCTCTCAACCCCTTCATTCGCCCAAGATCTGCTATGATATACTCCTTAGCAAGCCTATCGACTCAAGGAAGTCTATTTAACTTTAGGATGCTAGTGCGAGTTTGGTATTCCCCTTCTGGGGCCCTTGCAATTGTCCTCTTTCAAATGACTAACCTTATGGCAACTCACTCTGTGTGGCATCATCCTTCTACTACATCACCAAGATTGTTCAAGAATGGCGGCTTCCTTTGATCAACCATCTGATGACTTCTCGTTGCATGCCTTTGTTGATCGCCTCGCGGAAGAATTCTCTTCAAAACTGGATTTTCCTAATCTCTAGGGCGCTCTGGTGGATGTATCAAAGTTCTATCTAAATAATGCCTGTTTGGGATTGTAGTTCGCTATAATTGGCAAGGTTCTTGACAAAGTTCGCATCTCCATTTTAGAACTGTGAGCAATGTTCAACAAGGTAGAACATAAAGGTTTCTCAAAAACTTTTAAATTCACTTGGTGGAACACACTTCTGAAGGTTCATCATCAAACTCAAGTCGGCTAAAGACATGCATGTCATACTGCTCTCACAACCATGGTTGTACTTGGGGCACCTTACCATCATGCAATGATGGAACCCGGAAATCTCTCCTACTCAAGTTATTTTTCCACTGATGGTCATTTAGGTGCAGCTGGAACAACTTAACTGGATGTTTTTGAAAAGGATATCTTGCTCTTAGTCTTCTCCAGAGCTGGTAAATGTCTGGAACTGGAAAGCCAATCAGGCTCAGTTACCTTGCCTAAACCTTGTTGCATGAGTTATTATCCCTCTTACTCATAGTCTTCAGAAGGAAGTAGTGGTCAACCTGAGAGCTTCAGGCTCTACCATGGTCCTTTCTCTTATGAGAACATGCCTACTATTGTCTGTCCAAACTATCTTTTGGCATTGACTGCCCTTTCAAACCACATGAAGCATATTTACTTGCTTTGTCAAAGGGTTATATCAACGCAGAAAAAGACCTCCTTCCTGATGTGGCTACTCAACCATGACGCTCCAACCTTCTCACAGAAGTATGCACAATTTATGATGATTTATTTTCCTCAGACACTGTTACTAGTGCAAGAAAGCAAGACTCGATGGATGCCTCCCATGGTTCTAGTCGTGGTAATCCTCCTTGTGCACCAAAACGAAAGTGAGATTTTGCAAGCCATCGTCTGTACAACTTACATCTTGGGGTTGGAACTTCCTATCACATCTTCTAACACTAGAAAGGTGATGCCCAACTTCATTAGGAATAATGCGGTTCATTCCCAAAATGTAGCGCCAATAGGCCGACCAATTTCAACTCTGGTTCCAGTTCTTAGGGGTGAATCTCAGATCATGCCGCTTCTCCAGTCGAATATGATCTTCATCAAAGACCTTTCTCCGAAGGAACAAGTGCAGTCGATTAATATAGTCAGGGGAGTGTGATGGCAAATCAACCAATGAGAGACCCTTTTTTTGTCATATTCCCAGGATGAACGATTTACTCACTGTCTACCCTAAGAAGTGTGGTCATAACACTGAGGATGGAACTAATCTCACTCTACAACTTTTCCCCGAAGGAGATGGTGAGACATCAAAGAAGATCAAATCAGCTTATGATGAGAACCTGATCACTGATATGTCTGTTGACTCTGAGGCTATGGTGGTTGGCCAGACACAGCCACCCGATATGCCATGAAGTGCTTATGCGTCAACTATTGGAGGGTTGGTCAACCCTCGACATGAAGGGAGCTCTGTAAAGTGATCAATAAAACTAGACTAGGTTTGTGCTttttatcaaaaacaaaaaagtcgAGTCCTAGGCTTTATCTTTGCCATAGAATGTCTTATTCCAAATTTGTGTGTTCCCCAGCGGCACATGGGATGGGGGGTATCCTTTTGATGTGGTCAGATGTTTTGGATCTTACTGTTTTATGGCAAAGTAACTAGTGTATGCATGTTCAAGTATTTATT
This genomic stretch from Macadamia integrifolia cultivar HAES 741 chromosome 2, SCU_Mint_v3, whole genome shotgun sequence harbors:
- the LOC122068336 gene encoding DEAD-box ATP-dependent RNA helicase 15-like is translated as MGETKETDAYEEELLDYEEEEDKAQDSVSAKGAGEAVKKGYVGIHSSGFRDFLLKPELLRAIVDSGFEHPSEVQHECIPQAILGMDVICQAKSGMGKTAVFVLSTLQQIEPVAGQVAALVLCHTRELAYQICHEFERFSTYLPDIKVAVFYGGVNIKTHKDLLKNECPHIVVGTPGRILALAREKDLSLKNVRHFILDECDKMLESLDMRRDVQEIFKMTPHDKQVMMFSATLSKEIRPVCKRFMQDPMEIYVDDEAKLTLHGLVQHYIKLSELEKNRKLNDLLDALDFNQVVIFVKSVSRAAELNKLLVECNFPSICIHSGMSQEERLTRYKGFKEGHKRILVATDLVGRGIDIERVNIVINYDMPDSADTYLHRVGRAGRFGTKGLAITFVSSASDSDVLNQVQERFEVDIKELPEQIDTSTYMPS